The Ptiloglossa arizonensis isolate GNS036 chromosome 2, iyPtiAriz1_principal, whole genome shotgun sequence sequence tttaatgaaatattttacagcTAACGGGAATAGATACGAGGGTCAATTTGTCAAGGGCAAGAAAGAAGGTCGCGGCACGTTTTATCATATAATCACCGGCCAGGAGCAACGTGGTTTCTGGAGCAACGACACATGCACAAACGGGACAATATCAGATTTATATTGGCGTCAGTCTGCTCCACGTCCGACGCCATATCCTATTCCACGGGTACACGCGACgatgataataacaataataagtaAAATCCTCATGACTGTTCGTTTGCTTACTGTACATATTTTTGCATGTTCGGTTGGTAGAATGAACTGGCAAAGGATGACGATGAAACCGAAATTACGTACAAAACCAACGATGATAACAAAGAGACAGATCCTGTGTATCACGAGCACACTTGCAAGAAGCCACCGAAGTGTATAATCACGAACGAATACGTATCCGTAAGCACGTGTTCTTCTTTAGATTTTGCTTTATAAACAAATTTACCTTTCGAAGCACACTTTTTTGCGATGAAATGTAACAATATGAAAGATAACACACACAAGATGAATCGacattatttgtataatttattctGGCAAAAGCGCcgctattatatatttatatattaacgCGATGTACGTATGAACCGTCCGTTTGTATTTAATGCAAATTATGTACAATTAAATTGCCGCTTCTTATGAActcgttacttttttttctctctcttaatGACGGCAGTATGTTTACCAAGTACAAACGCAAGAGAGACAATATATAGCTACGTAATACAACAGAAAACGTAACCAGCCGTATTGTTTGCTTTGCTTCCGCACAAAGAGCTTGAAAAACCGCTTGAGCATAAGGTTGTCGCGCGAGACAACGCGATTAAATGAAACTGAAAGTGTTGAGGACTAATGTCGCGCGATATAGGTACGTTTCCAAAAGAGATAAGTACATTCAACGCAGTTGAGTCACGCATATTCGACAAACCATAAACTTTCATTCAGGATCGTTGGTTTTTCGAGCTGCTACACACGATATATCTGCGAATGATATTACACACCTAATGTGTATCGTTTAACTGTAACATTTAAGTCGCTACGCGAGAAAGGGAATGTTTCAGAGCTCTTCGTCGAACGTTTGCTCTTTGGTAACCGAagaataataatcgtaataataacaatattaataataataataataataataataataataataataataataacaataataatagtaatagtaataataataataataaataataataataataatagtagtagtagtagtaatagtaatagtaataataataataggaatTCACCTACTTTTTTCCTCCGAAAGGAACAGACGTTCCATTTTAAAATTGCACGTAAGCGAGTTCCAAAGTTGCGAGAAAAAAAGAGCAAGaccgagaacgaaagagagaaagagaaagagaaagagaaagaataaAGTCTTCCTTCTTGTGTCACAGAGACATTAGCGACAACGTGAACAAGACAGTGGTGTTTAGTACAGTTTAGGCGAAATGTATGTCAACGATTGTTCAtgtttttctccgtttttcagTTACTTCGATATGTACACAACTCTCTCTGCGCAGTAGCCGCGTTATCGGAGATTCTCACCCCTCCCCTGATTCCTTCGCGAGAGGTTATCACATTTGATGGGTAACACGGTTCGTTGCAAGGCGTTTCACCTTGCATTCACACAACGTGCGTCACTCCTGTTTGCAACAGGTTCACGCCGTTTCTACCCTCGACGTCGGTCGATTCGATCTGCTCTTTAAGTAACTCCAGTTCCCTTATACCGGACACTGTCACTTCGTATTTGTGAGCGACCAAGCTCCGATAGAAGTGTATCGCGAAAGCGAGGAAAATTACCAACACCGGTATCAGTACGATGCACGCGGACCAAGCTGCCACTTGAGAGAAATCGTAGAACTTG is a genomic window containing:
- the LOC143143112 gene encoding uncharacterized protein LOC143143112 isoform X4 — its product is MYEGDWLDGKRHGFGVLSKISENGTLRQRYTGDWVAGKKNGFGRSWYEDGSYYEGDFCQNKRQGYGRIWYCNGDYYEGTWFNNLYDGMGMFVKANGNRYEGQFVKGKKEGRGTFYHIITGQEQRGFWSNDTCTNGTISDLYWRQSAPRPTPYPIPRVHATMIITIISKILMTVRLLTVHIFACSVGRMNWQRMTMKPKLRTKPTMITKRQILCITSTLARSHRSV
- the LOC143143112 gene encoding uncharacterized protein LOC143143112 isoform X3, producing MSISKSIRESYTKCKIENSKRNGWRHAIFSPQTKQLTKGYYKGEWKNDKKEGKGNELDRNGWMYEGDWLDGKRHGFGVLSKISENGTLRQRYTGDWVAGKKNGFGRSWYEDGSYYEANGNRYEGQFVKGKKEGRGTFYHIITGQEQRGFWSNDTCTNGTISDLYWRQSAPRPTPYPIPRVHATMIITIISKILMTVRLLTVHIFACSVGRMNWQRMTMKPKLRTKPTMITKRQILCITSTLARSHRSV